One Solanum pennellii chromosome 10, SPENNV200 genomic region harbors:
- the LOC107002209 gene encoding chlorophyll a-b binding protein 7, chloroplastic: protein MASACASSTIAAVAFSSPSSRRNGSIVGTTKASFLGGRRLRVSKYSTTPTARSATTVCVAADPDRPLWFPGSTPPPWLDGSLPGDFGFDPLGLASDPESLRWNQQAELVHCRWAMLGAAGIFIPELLTKIGILNTPSWYTAGEQEYFTDTTTLFIVELVLIGWAEGRRWADIIKPGCVNTDPIFPNNKLTGTDVGYPGGLWFDPLGWGSGSPAKIKELRTKEIKNGRLAMLAVMGAWFQHIYTGTGPIDNLFAHLADPGHATIFAAFSPK from the exons ATGGCCTCTGCTTGTGCTTCATCCACCATTGCTGCTGTTGCCTTTTCTTCTCCAAG TTCGAGAAGAAATGGATCAATTGTAGGAACAACAAAAGCTTCATTTCTTGGAGGAAGAAGATTGAGAGTAAGCAAATACAGTACTACACCTACAGCACGAAGTGCAACTACAGTGTGCGTTGCTGCAGACCCTGACAGACCCCTCTGGTTCCCTGGCAGCACCCCACCTCCATGGCTTGATGGCAG CCTTCCCGGAGACTTCGGTTTCGATCCTCTTGGCCTAG CATCTGATCCAGAGAGCTTGAGATGGAACCAACAGGCAGAACTTGTACACTGCAGATGGGCAATGTTGGGAGCTGCAGGAATTTTCATTCCAGAATTACTCACAAAAATTGGAATACTTAACACACCTTCATGGTACACTGCTGGTGAACAAGAATATTTCACGGACACAACGACTCTCTTCATCGTTGAATTGGTACTTATTGGTTGGGCTGAGGGAAGAAGATGGGCAGATATCATCAAGCCTGGATGCGTTAACACGGATCCAATCTTCCCTAACAACAAGCTCACGGGGACAGACGTTGGTTATCCAGGAGGTTTATGGTTTGATCCCTTGGGTTGGGGTTCGGGTTCACCTGCAAAGATAAAGGAGTTGAGGACAAAGGAGATTAAGAACGGTAGACTTGCTATGTTAGCCGTTATGGGTGCATGGTTCCAACACATTTACACTGGAACAGGCCCTATCGATAACCTATTTGCTCACCTAGCTGATCCTGGTCATGCCACTATTTTTGCT GCATTCAGTCCCAAGTGA
- the LOC107002699 gene encoding pyridoxal phosphate homeostasis protein-like — MAAPAAEGLAVTALRSVLHRVRQAAERSGRRADDVRVLAVSKTKPISLITQVYEAGHRCFGENYVQEIIQKAPELPEDIEWHYIGHLQSNKAKQLLTAVPNLAMVHGVDNQKLANYLDRAVSSIGRQPLKVLVQVNTSGEESKSGVDPSNCIELAKHVKLDCPNLEFSGLMTIGRPDYTSTPENFKTLLNCRTEVCKVLGMAESRCELSMGMSSDFELAIEMGSTNVRIGSTIFGPREYPKKQ, encoded by the exons ATGGCTGCTCCGGCTGCCGAGGGTCTGGCTGTGACGGCGCTGCGGTCGGTGCTCCACCGTGTCCGTCAGGCTGCTGAAAGGTCCGGTCGCCGTGCTGATGACGTGAGAGTGTTGGCCGTTAGCAAGACGAAGCCTATTTCTCTTATTACCCAAGTGTATGAAGCCGGTCACCGGTGTTTTGGTGAAAATTATGTTCAAGAGATTATCCAGAAGGCTCCTGAG CTTCCTGAGGACATAGAATGGCATTATATCGGGCATCTGCAGAGCAATAAAGCAAAGCAACTCTTAA CTGCTGTTCCCAATCTAGCCATGGTTCACGGTGTTGATAACCAGAAG CTTGCAAATTATCTTGATCGTGCGGTTTCAAGCATTGGCAGGCAGCCCTTGAAGGTTTTGGTTCAGGTTAATACCAGCGGAGAAGAGT CAAAATCTGGTGTTGATCCATCTAATTGCATAGAGCTTGCCAAACATGTCAAGTTGGATTGCCCAAACCTTGAGTTCTCTGGCCTAATGACGATTGGACGGCCTGACTACACTTCAACCCCAGAGAACTTCAAG ACGCTACTGAATTGTAGAACTGAAGTTTGCAAGGTGCTTGGTATGGCGGAGTCTCGATGTGAGTTGTCAATGGGCATGTCTAGTGACTTCGAGCTAGCG ATAGAAATGGGCAGCACCAATGTGAGAATTGGATCAACCATATTTGGACCTAGGGAGTATCCAAAGAAGCAATGA